One Acetoanaerobium noterae genomic region harbors:
- the pduL gene encoding phosphate propanoyltransferase, producing the protein MNEEMMKELILKIMKELDFNKDSSILEASPDEKVQTGAFDDSFQVEVSARHIHLSKEHLEALFKDQEIGIKKELSQPGQYQADIRVTLIGPKGVLQNIAVLGPSRNNTQIELSLTDARVLGINPPVRDSGDTKGSAGVIISANGRAIELTEGVIIAKRHIHMTPKDAVLRGVKDKDLVKVRVEGDRPLIFDDVLVRVSDKYSLAMHIDFDEANAVGHRPDSRGRIVFDSERIKLENKPLVKEETSSELKECFIEKKLISEEMIKELVKSEPKIVNIPKASILTPLAADFIKEKRIELKRV; encoded by the coding sequence ATGAATGAAGAAATGATGAAGGAGCTCATATTAAAAATTATGAAAGAGCTCGATTTTAATAAAGATTCTTCTATTCTTGAAGCATCACCTGATGAAAAGGTCCAAACTGGAGCTTTTGATGATTCGTTTCAAGTAGAAGTCTCAGCAAGGCATATCCACCTTAGTAAAGAGCATCTTGAGGCACTTTTCAAGGATCAGGAAATAGGAATAAAAAAGGAGCTTTCTCAGCCAGGACAGTATCAGGCGGATATTAGAGTAACTCTAATAGGACCAAAGGGAGTGCTTCAAAATATAGCAGTTCTTGGTCCATCTAGAAATAATACTCAAATAGAGCTATCTCTTACAGATGCTAGAGTTCTTGGGATTAATCCTCCTGTTCGTGATTCTGGAGATACAAAGGGAAGTGCAGGAGTTATAATCAGTGCTAACGGCAGAGCTATTGAGCTTACTGAAGGAGTTATAATTGCTAAGAGGCATATTCATATGACTCCTAAAGATGCAGTCTTAAGAGGAGTGAAGGACAAGGATTTAGTAAAGGTAAGAGTTGAAGGAGATAGACCTCTGATATTTGATGATGTACTGGTGAGAGTCAGTGATAAATACAGCCTTGCTATGCATATAGATTTTGATGAGGCAAATGCTGTTGGCCATAGACCAGATAGCAGAGGAAGAATAGTGTTTGATTCTGAAAGAATCAAGCTGGAAAATAAGCCTCTAGTTAAAGAGGAAACTAGCAGTGAGCTTAAAGAGTGCTTTATAGAAAAAAAGCTTATATCTGAGGAAATGATTAAGGAGCTAGTAAAATCAGAGCCTAAGATAGTCAATATTCCTAAAGCTAGCATATTGACTCCTCTAGCTGCAGATTTTATTAAAGAAAAAAGGATAGAGCTAAAAAGAGTGTAA
- the eutL gene encoding ethanolamine utilization microcompartment protein EutL codes for MKNDALKTTILSMKVISNVDESMVREFTLPQGHKSIGMFTADCDDVSYTALDEATKKADVKVVYAKSFYGGAANANTKLAGEVIGIISGPNPAEVKSGLNAIVDFIESGVSFTSANDDDSIAYYAYCISRTGSYLSEVAGIQEGEAIAYLIAPPLEAMYALDAALKAADVRMAAFYGPPSETNFGGGLLTGSQSACKAACDAFAEAVKFVAENPTKF; via the coding sequence ATGAAAAATGATGCTCTAAAGACGACTATACTGAGCATGAAAGTTATATCAAATGTAGATGAATCAATGGTAAGAGAATTCACTCTTCCTCAGGGGCATAAAAGTATAGGTATGTTTACAGCTGACTGCGACGATGTGTCTTATACTGCTTTGGATGAAGCTACTAAAAAAGCTGATGTAAAGGTAGTGTATGCAAAATCATTCTATGGAGGGGCTGCAAATGCCAACACTAAGCTAGCTGGTGAAGTAATAGGAATAATTTCAGGTCCTAACCCAGCTGAAGTAAAAAGCGGACTTAATGCCATAGTGGATTTTATAGAAAGTGGAGTATCCTTCACAAGTGCAAATGACGATGATTCCATAGCTTATTATGCTTATTGCATATCAAGAACAGGAAGCTATCTTTCTGAAGTGGCAGGGATACAAGAAGGCGAAGCAATAGCTTACCTTATTGCACCACCACTTGAGGCTATGTACGCTCTTGATGCAGCGCTAAAGGCTGCAGATGTAAGAATGGCTGCCTTTTATGGACCGCCATCTGAAACTAACTTTGGAGGAGGACTGTTAACTGGAAGCCAATCTGCTTGTAAAGCTGCTTGTGATGCTTTTGCAGAGGCTGTGAAGTTTGTAGCTGAGAATCCTACAAAGTTCTAA
- a CDS encoding ANTAR domain-containing response regulator, whose translation MKESSEMISKNILIAEDELITRMDIAEIIKEAQHNVVGEASDGFDCIELCRKHRPDLVIMDIKMPILDGIKASKIIMEENIAGCIVLLTAYNDKEYVEEAKKVGVMNYLIKPIDEKSIIPAIEVALSRNEEMRAMKSEVEKLEKKLEDRKIIEKAKGIIMHREKISEEEAYCMLRNMSMKKRCSLRTLAEIIVKTETVAV comes from the coding sequence ATGAAAGAAAGTTCTGAAATGATATCCAAAAATATCCTCATCGCCGAAGATGAGCTTATTACCAGAATGGACATAGCAGAAATTATCAAGGAAGCACAGCACAATGTAGTGGGAGAAGCTTCAGATGGGTTTGACTGTATTGAGTTATGTAGAAAGCATAGACCAGATCTCGTAATCATGGATATTAAGATGCCTATACTAGATGGGATAAAGGCTTCCAAGATAATTATGGAGGAAAATATCGCAGGTTGCATAGTTCTATTGACTGCTTATAACGACAAGGAATACGTAGAAGAGGCAAAAAAAGTAGGGGTTATGAATTATCTTATAAAGCCTATTGATGAAAAATCTATAATCCCAGCTATTGAAGTAGCTCTTAGCAGAAATGAAGAGATGAGAGCTATGAAAAGTGAAGTAGAAAAACTGGAGAAAAAGCTAGAAGATAGAAAAATCATAGAAAAAGCGAAAGGCATAATAATGCATAGAGAAAAAATCTCTGAAGAAGAAGCTTACTGTATGCTCAGAAATATGAGCATGAAAAAACGCTGTAGTCTAAGGACACTAGCAGAAATTATTGTAAAAACTGAGACAGTTGCAGTTTAA
- a CDS encoding ethanolamine ammonia-lyase subunit EutB — protein MRLKTKLFGSVYQFASIKELLAKANEEKSGDVLAGVAAADHLERVAAKEVLSNLLVSDIRNNPVVPYEEDEVTRIIQDDVNESIYKEIQNWTISELREWILDNNTTGEQIKRISKGLTSEVVAAVAKLMSNMDLVLGAKKIRVSAHCNTTIGLPGTLSIRLQPNHTTDNLDGIAISTYEGLSYGAGDAVIGLNPVDDTVDNVSRILNLFNDIKNKWEIPTQICVLAHVTTVMESVKKGAPTDLIFQSIAGSQKGNEAFGITADMLQEARELALKYGTASGENVMYFETGQGSELSSEAHHGADQVTMEARCYGLAKRFKPFLVNTVVGFIGPEYLYDSKQVTRAGLEDHFMGKLTGISMGVDACYTNHMKADQNDIENLSVLLTAAGCNYFMGIPAGDDIMLNYQCTGYHEAPSLRELFDLSPTKEFAAWMEKMGITENGKLSSRAGDASIFLKK, from the coding sequence ATGAGATTAAAAACCAAGCTGTTTGGAAGCGTATATCAGTTTGCCTCTATCAAAGAGCTTCTGGCTAAAGCTAATGAAGAAAAGTCAGGCGACGTTCTGGCAGGAGTAGCTGCAGCAGACCATCTTGAGAGAGTAGCAGCAAAAGAAGTACTTTCCAATCTTCTGGTGTCTGACATCAGAAATAATCCTGTGGTTCCTTATGAAGAGGACGAGGTTACGAGAATTATCCAAGATGATGTAAATGAAAGCATTTACAAGGAAATCCAAAACTGGACGATTAGCGAGCTTAGAGAGTGGATCCTCGATAACAACACTACAGGAGAGCAGATAAAGCGAATCAGCAAGGGCTTAACAAGCGAAGTTGTAGCAGCTGTAGCAAAGCTTATGTCAAATATGGACCTCGTTTTAGGAGCTAAAAAAATAAGAGTAAGTGCACACTGTAACACCACTATAGGACTTCCAGGCACATTATCAATTAGGCTTCAGCCTAACCACACTACGGACAACCTAGATGGGATAGCAATCTCTACTTATGAGGGCTTGAGCTATGGAGCTGGGGATGCGGTTATAGGTCTAAATCCAGTTGACGACACTGTGGATAATGTATCGAGAATACTCAATCTCTTTAATGATATAAAAAATAAATGGGAAATTCCAACTCAAATATGTGTTTTGGCCCATGTTACTACTGTTATGGAAAGTGTAAAAAAAGGTGCGCCTACTGACCTTATCTTCCAAAGTATAGCAGGATCTCAAAAGGGAAATGAAGCTTTTGGAATCACAGCAGATATGCTTCAAGAAGCAAGAGAATTGGCGCTTAAATATGGAACTGCATCAGGTGAAAATGTGATGTATTTTGAAACAGGTCAAGGCTCTGAGCTTTCATCTGAAGCTCATCATGGAGCAGACCAGGTTACTATGGAAGCTAGATGCTACGGACTTGCTAAAAGATTTAAGCCATTTTTAGTAAATACAGTTGTTGGATTTATAGGCCCTGAATACCTTTATGACAGTAAGCAGGTTACTAGAGCTGGACTTGAGGACCATTTCATGGGCAAGCTTACAGGAATATCAATGGGAGTAGACGCTTGCTATACAAATCACATGAAAGCAGATCAAAACGATATTGAAAATCTTTCTGTGCTTTTGACAGCTGCAGGCTGTAACTATTTCATGGGAATACCTGCTGGCGATGATATCATGCTGAATTATCAGTGTACAGGTTACCATGAAGCTCCTAGTCTTAGAGAACTTTTCGATCTTTCTCCTACAAAGGAATTCGCAGCATGGATGGAAAAGATGGGAATCACTGAAAATGGAAAACTCAGCAGTAGAGCTGGGGATGCTTCGATATTCTTGAAAAAATAG
- a CDS encoding acetaldehyde dehydrogenase (acetylating) gives MEYEMDKDLRSLQIVRDLVKKAKIAQKMFREYDQIHVDFIVDELAKAAEKNSVKLAEMAVSETGYGNVKDKTTKNVFASRILHEYIKNMKTIGVIHEDEQHGIVEIGVPFGVIAGLVPSTNPTSTAIYKALISLKAGNAIIFSPHPAALCCIMEVVDILRETLKKNGFPEDLISCISVPTMEATDALMKHQDVSLILATGGSAMVRAAYSSGTPALGVGPGNVPAFIEKTADIKMAVSRIIAGKIFDNGVICASEQAVVVEREIYKEVKKEFINQGCYFVNEEEKLKMEKIIDTPYGSLNAKIVGKTASQLADMAKIEVPEDTKIIIAEETGVGKGYPFSREKLSPILAFYVEDDWKKGCDKCIELLDYGGMGHTLGIHSNDKDIIMEFALRKPASRIIVNSPTTHGAIGATTNLAPALTLGCGAVGGSATSDNVSPMNLINIRRLAYGKSEAEDLKPRELVNSSCQTPNISQINDTEKLVKTVVDLLMKQLSH, from the coding sequence TTGGAATATGAAATGGACAAGGATTTACGTTCTTTGCAGATTGTAAGAGACCTCGTAAAAAAAGCAAAAATCGCTCAAAAGATGTTTCGTGAATATGATCAGATTCATGTGGATTTCATAGTGGATGAGCTTGCAAAAGCAGCTGAAAAAAATTCAGTGAAATTAGCAGAAATGGCAGTATCTGAAACTGGCTATGGAAACGTAAAGGATAAAACTACAAAAAATGTTTTCGCCAGCAGAATACTACATGAATACATCAAAAATATGAAGACCATAGGCGTGATTCATGAAGATGAGCAGCATGGTATTGTGGAAATAGGTGTGCCTTTTGGAGTAATTGCAGGACTCGTGCCATCCACTAATCCAACCTCTACAGCTATATACAAGGCTTTGATATCGCTAAAAGCAGGAAATGCCATTATTTTTAGCCCACATCCAGCAGCGCTTTGCTGCATTATGGAGGTGGTAGATATTTTAAGAGAGACTCTTAAGAAAAATGGATTTCCTGAGGATTTGATATCCTGTATATCTGTTCCGACTATGGAGGCGACAGATGCACTTATGAAGCATCAGGATGTATCTCTTATACTCGCTACAGGAGGCTCAGCAATGGTAAGAGCAGCGTACAGCTCAGGAACTCCAGCACTTGGAGTAGGTCCTGGAAACGTACCTGCCTTTATTGAAAAAACTGCTGATATCAAAATGGCTGTTAGCAGAATAATAGCTGGAAAAATCTTTGACAACGGCGTGATATGTGCTTCAGAGCAAGCCGTAGTAGTTGAAAGAGAAATTTACAAGGAAGTTAAGAAAGAATTTATAAATCAAGGCTGTTACTTTGTAAATGAAGAAGAAAAGCTCAAAATGGAAAAAATAATAGATACGCCATATGGAAGTCTGAATGCAAAGATAGTAGGTAAAACTGCAAGCCAGCTCGCAGATATGGCAAAAATAGAAGTGCCAGAGGATACAAAAATAATAATTGCTGAAGAAACTGGAGTAGGAAAGGGTTATCCATTTTCTAGAGAAAAGCTATCGCCTATCCTTGCTTTTTATGTAGAGGATGATTGGAAAAAAGGCTGTGATAAGTGCATAGAGCTACTTGATTATGGAGGAATGGGACATACTCTTGGAATCCATTCAAACGACAAGGATATAATCATGGAGTTTGCACTTAGAAAGCCAGCATCTAGAATAATTGTAAACTCTCCTACTACTCACGGAGCAATAGGAGCAACCACTAACCTTGCGCCAGCTCTTACCCTAGGATGCGGTGCTGTAGGAGGAAGTGCTACCTCAGACAATGTGAGCCCTATGAACTTAATAAATATAAGGCGCCTAGCATATGGCAAAAGTGAAGCAGAGGATCTAAAGCCAAGAGAGCTTGTTAATAGCTCATGCCAGACACCAAATATAAGCCAAATAAATGATACTGAAAAGCTTGTTAAGACAGTTGTGGATTTGTTGATGAAACAGCTTAGTCACTAA
- a CDS encoding sensor histidine kinase produces MIRKLCEKFTTLNESDIQLLYNVNEFLPLISQVTNGDVFIDCMTREPDTAIVVAEAKKKKSLYKKNVVGEFALRENEPAVLRTMDTGLTTRELKGISQENIPIEQSVTAIKNGDKVVGTLIVEKDATKDFAERRNIEILSETAQQLTQALMFHNRGEEHKIDYITNYVTDGIMIFDKEGVVIYANPMAISIYKKIGYKDDIIGMHFDNVALDEKTFKDVTETTYMEVPEIHIGKLNLNVQYSVLKNKDDDQRLVVLIRDMTELRNREKELILKSVAIREIHHRVKNNLQTIASLLRMQSRRITDDQAKKAFSESINRVLSIAVTHELLAQNGVDDVDIKDILTNLVQNTIYYNSKPSTNIKVEITGDNFSIDSDKATSIALAVNELVQNCMEYAFPNRKEGNIRIHIEKDELYSKIIVADDGVGFDKTERPAGSLGLNIVEGLVVEKLDGSFGISSSPFGTQVEIEIINKCR; encoded by the coding sequence TTGATAAGAAAATTATGCGAAAAATTCACGACCCTTAACGAAAGCGATATACAGCTGCTTTACAATGTAAATGAATTTCTGCCTCTTATATCTCAGGTTACAAATGGAGATGTATTTATAGATTGTATGACGAGAGAGCCTGATACAGCTATAGTTGTGGCTGAAGCGAAAAAGAAAAAATCATTATACAAGAAAAACGTAGTAGGCGAATTTGCTTTGAGAGAAAACGAGCCTGCTGTACTTAGAACTATGGATACGGGACTCACCACAAGAGAGCTAAAGGGTATAAGTCAGGAAAACATACCTATAGAGCAAAGTGTAACTGCTATTAAAAATGGCGACAAGGTAGTTGGAACCTTGATTGTGGAAAAAGATGCCACAAAGGATTTTGCGGAAAGAAGAAATATAGAAATTCTATCTGAGACAGCTCAGCAGCTTACTCAAGCTCTTATGTTTCACAATAGAGGAGAAGAGCACAAGATAGACTACATCACAAACTACGTAACTGATGGAATTATGATTTTTGATAAAGAGGGAGTAGTAATCTATGCCAATCCTATGGCTATATCCATTTATAAAAAGATAGGCTATAAGGATGACATCATAGGAATGCATTTTGACAATGTTGCCTTAGATGAAAAAACCTTTAAGGACGTCACTGAGACTACCTATATGGAAGTCCCTGAAATTCACATTGGGAAACTAAACTTAAATGTTCAGTACTCAGTATTAAAAAATAAGGATGATGACCAGCGCCTAGTGGTTCTTATTAGAGATATGACAGAGCTTAGAAATAGAGAAAAAGAGCTGATATTAAAATCAGTGGCAATAAGAGAAATTCACCATAGAGTAAAAAATAATCTTCAGACTATAGCCTCGCTTCTTAGGATGCAGTCTAGAAGAATCACCGATGACCAAGCAAAAAAAGCTTTCTCGGAGAGTATAAATAGAGTCCTAAGCATTGCTGTTACTCACGAGCTCTTAGCTCAAAATGGTGTGGATGACGTAGATATTAAGGATATTCTTACAAATCTCGTTCAAAATACAATTTATTATAATTCCAAGCCCTCTACTAATATAAAAGTAGAAATTACTGGAGATAATTTTAGCATAGATTCAGATAAAGCTACATCAATAGCTCTAGCTGTAAATGAGCTCGTTCAAAACTGTATGGAATACGCTTTCCCAAACAGAAAAGAAGGAAATATCAGAATACATATAGAAAAGGATGAGCTGTATTCGAAAATTATAGTAGCTGATGATGGCGTAGGATTTGACAAAACTGAAAGACCTGCAGGGTCTTTAGGGCTAAATATAGTAGAGGGATTAGTGGTTGAAAAGCTAGATGGAAGCTTTGGAATTTCATCTTCGCCTTTTGGAACTCAGGTTGAAATAGAAATAATCAATAAATGTAGATAA
- the eutA gene encoding ethanolamine ammonia-lyase reactivating factor EutA — MKETLISVGIDVGTTTTQVIFSNITIENMSSGARVPEFKIVGKEIFYKGKIHFTPLRSNTEIDETALKEIIEREYKIAGINPDDIDSGAVIITGETARKENAQNISKVLSGYAGEFVVATAGPDLEGIIAGKGSGAAKLSYENNDIVANFDIGGGTTNIAVFSQGEPIDTTCLDLGGRLLRFDKSGLVEYISPKLADICKEINVSLEKGKRYSDEVIRKICRYMAEILLEVSGVRPSSRLLELTLSPKSTALRLDYKIDRVSFTGGVADYIYNNQSEKDLYKFGDIGILLGYEIKAILNEFASKVIMPEETIMATVVGAGTQTMDISGSTISYSQSAALPLKNIPIIEITEKEERVNEEELEKTIMAKLQWYCLETQKQKVALFLKGERNVSFEKVTSLSKVIAKVWEEFYPHGEEVIVVIENDMAKVLGQSISRKLSNKQREVVCIDGIKVSSGDYIDIGKPIGNGSVLPVVIKTLVFNY, encoded by the coding sequence ATGAAGGAGACCTTAATCAGTGTGGGAATAGATGTAGGGACTACGACTACTCAGGTGATTTTTTCTAATATAACCATAGAAAATATGTCATCAGGAGCTAGAGTACCTGAATTCAAAATTGTAGGAAAAGAAATTTTCTACAAAGGCAAGATTCATTTCACTCCTCTTCGCTCAAATACAGAAATAGATGAAACGGCTTTAAAGGAAATAATAGAAAGAGAATATAAAATCGCTGGAATAAATCCAGATGATATAGATAGTGGAGCAGTAATAATAACTGGAGAAACTGCTAGAAAAGAAAATGCTCAAAATATAAGCAAGGTGCTTTCTGGATATGCAGGAGAGTTTGTAGTTGCAACGGCAGGGCCTGATTTAGAAGGAATAATAGCTGGAAAAGGCTCAGGAGCAGCAAAGCTATCCTATGAAAACAACGATATAGTTGCGAATTTCGATATAGGAGGAGGCACTACAAATATAGCTGTGTTTAGCCAAGGGGAGCCTATTGATACTACTTGCCTAGATTTAGGAGGAAGACTGCTTAGATTTGATAAATCTGGACTTGTAGAGTACATAAGTCCAAAGCTTGCTGATATTTGCAAAGAAATAAATGTCAGCCTAGAAAAAGGCAAAAGATATTCAGATGAAGTAATTAGAAAGATATGCAGATACATGGCTGAAATTTTACTCGAAGTTTCAGGAGTTAGGCCTAGTTCGAGACTACTTGAGCTCACCTTAAGTCCAAAGAGCACGGCTCTCAGACTGGATTACAAGATAGATAGAGTGAGCTTTACAGGTGGAGTTGCAGATTACATTTACAACAACCAATCCGAAAAAGATTTATATAAATTTGGAGATATTGGAATCCTGCTTGGCTATGAGATAAAAGCTATTTTAAATGAGTTTGCTTCAAAGGTAATAATGCCTGAGGAAACTATAATGGCTACAGTAGTTGGAGCAGGCACACAGACTATGGACATAAGCGGCAGTACAATAAGCTATTCACAATCAGCAGCATTGCCGCTAAAAAATATACCTATCATAGAAATCACTGAAAAGGAGGAGAGAGTAAACGAGGAAGAACTGGAAAAGACTATCATGGCAAAACTGCAATGGTACTGTCTTGAGACACAAAAACAAAAAGTGGCACTTTTTCTCAAAGGCGAGAGGAATGTGAGTTTCGAAAAGGTGACTTCACTTTCAAAAGTAATTGCCAAGGTTTGGGAGGAATTTTATCCTCATGGCGAAGAAGTGATAGTGGTCATCGAAAATGACATGGCAAAGGTGCTTGGTCAATCCATATCTAGAAAGCTTAGTAACAAACAGCGTGAGGTAGTATGTATAGATGGAATCAAAGTTTCCAGCGGAGATTACATAGATATAGGTAAGCCCATTGGAAATGGTTCTGTACTACCCGTTGTTATAAAAACCTTAGTTTTTAACTATTAA
- the eutH gene encoding ethanolamine utilization protein EutH: protein MPSINEIILYIMIVFMVVGAVDKIFGNKFGYGEKFDEGFMAMGSLAIAMVGVVSLAPVLANVLRPIVEPVYVFLGADPAMFATTLLANDMGGYPLAMQLAKTEEAGLFAGLILGAMMGPTIVFTIPVALGIIKKEDHKYLAKGVLAGMITIPIGCFVGGLVAGFDLTMILKNLVPIIIVSALLAVGLWFIPEKMIKGFTVFGQGVVVVITIGTAAIIVETLTGGKLVLIPGMAPIQDGILIVGSIAITLAGAFPLVHFITKVFNKPLMQVGKLLGMGEVAAAGMVATLANNIPMFGLMKDMDERGKVLNVAFAVSAAFVFGDHLGFTAGVNKDMIFPMVAGKLVAGITAVILASFITPKSKIEEPTAEQPNVISE, encoded by the coding sequence ATGCCAAGCATTAATGAAATCATCCTGTATATCATGATTGTTTTCATGGTAGTAGGAGCAGTAGATAAGATTTTTGGAAATAAATTTGGTTATGGGGAAAAATTTGACGAAGGCTTTATGGCTATGGGCTCACTTGCTATTGCAATGGTAGGGGTAGTTTCTCTTGCTCCTGTGCTTGCAAATGTACTAAGACCTATAGTAGAGCCAGTGTATGTATTTTTGGGGGCTGACCCAGCGATGTTTGCAACTACGCTTCTTGCAAACGATATGGGAGGCTATCCTCTAGCTATGCAGCTTGCAAAGACAGAAGAAGCAGGTCTGTTTGCAGGACTGATCTTAGGAGCTATGATGGGGCCTACAATAGTATTTACAATACCTGTAGCTCTAGGAATAATTAAAAAAGAAGATCATAAATATCTAGCAAAGGGTGTTCTTGCAGGTATGATTACTATACCTATAGGATGTTTTGTTGGAGGACTAGTTGCAGGCTTTGATTTGACTATGATACTAAAAAATCTTGTACCAATCATCATAGTTTCAGCACTGCTTGCTGTTGGACTGTGGTTTATACCAGAAAAAATGATAAAGGGCTTTACTGTATTTGGACAGGGCGTAGTAGTAGTTATAACTATAGGTACTGCAGCGATTATAGTTGAGACCTTGACAGGAGGAAAGCTAGTGCTTATCCCTGGAATGGCGCCTATTCAAGATGGTATTTTAATTGTAGGTTCAATTGCGATTACACTTGCTGGAGCTTTTCCTCTGGTGCATTTTATCACCAAGGTTTTCAATAAGCCTCTAATGCAGGTTGGAAAGCTTCTTGGCATGGGAGAAGTAGCCGCAGCAGGTATGGTTGCTACTCTTGCAAACAATATACCTATGTTTGGACTTATGAAGGATATGGATGAAAGAGGGAAGGTTCTTAACGTTGCATTTGCAGTAAGTGCTGCCTTTGTATTTGGAGATCACTTGGGCTTTACTGCTGGAGTTAACAAGGATATGATTTTCCCTATGGTAGCAGGAAAACTAGTAGCAGGTATAACAGCTGTAATTCTAGCTAGCTTTATTACTCCTAAAAGCAAAATAGAAGAGCCTACAGCAGAGCAGCCAAATGTGATTTCAGAGTAA
- the eutC gene encoding ethanolamine ammonia-lyase subunit EutC: MISEKDLKCLIEKVMTEYAKENSNLNDMSSASPKIEDNIDDADIKDITAKPIQEIFYVPNPENKEEYMKLKAKTPARVGVWRAGCRYTTETMLRFRADHAVAMDAVFNDVPDDFPAELGLFSVKTKCKDKDEYLTRPDLGRVFDEENINIIKEKCKKNPKVQVYVSDGLSSTAIEANVKNTLPAIMAGLKDYGIDVGTPFFVKYGRVGAMDAISEAVGAELTCVLIGERPGLATGESMSCYMTYKAYPGIPEAKRTVVSNIHKSGTPSSEAGAHIADILKKILENKASGVDLKL, encoded by the coding sequence ATGATTTCAGAAAAAGATTTAAAATGCTTGATTGAAAAGGTTATGACTGAATATGCAAAGGAAAATTCTAACCTGAATGATATGTCTTCTGCTTCTCCAAAGATAGAAGATAATATAGACGATGCAGATATTAAGGATATAACAGCAAAGCCTATACAAGAGATATTTTATGTACCAAACCCAGAAAACAAAGAAGAATATATGAAATTAAAAGCAAAGACTCCTGCTAGAGTTGGAGTTTGGAGAGCGGGATGTAGATACACAACAGAGACCATGCTCAGATTTAGAGCTGACCATGCTGTGGCTATGGATGCAGTGTTTAATGATGTTCCAGATGATTTTCCAGCAGAGCTTGGATTGTTTTCTGTAAAAACCAAATGCAAGGATAAGGATGAATATCTTACAAGACCTGATTTAGGCAGAGTATTTGATGAAGAAAATATAAATATCATCAAAGAAAAATGCAAGAAAAATCCTAAGGTTCAGGTTTATGTATCAGATGGACTGAGCTCTACAGCTATAGAAGCCAATGTGAAGAACACTCTTCCAGCTATTATGGCAGGGCTTAAAGATTACGGAATAGATGTAGGAACTCCATTCTTTGTAAAATACGGCAGAGTAGGAGCTATGGATGCTATCTCTGAGGCAGTAGGAGCAGAATTAACCTGCGTGCTTATAGGAGAAAGACCTGGTCTTGCAACAGGAGAAAGTATGAGCTGCTATATGACCTATAAAGCATACCCAGGTATACCAGAGGCAAAGAGAACAGTAGTTTCAAATATTCATAAAAGTGGAACACCATCTTCTGAGGCTGGAGCGCATATAGCTGATATTTTGAAAAAAATATTAGAAAACAAAGCCAGTGGTGTAGATTTAAAATTGTAA
- a CDS encoding BMC domain-containing protein, producing MANANALGMIETKGLIGAIEAADAMVKAANVTLVGKELVGGGLVTVMVRGDVGAVKAATDAGAAAADRVGELLSVHVIPRPHMEVESILPQTKPQAE from the coding sequence ATGGCAAACGCTAACGCATTAGGAATGATAGAAACTAAAGGTCTTATTGGAGCAATAGAGGCAGCAGATGCAATGGTAAAAGCAGCTAACGTTACCTTGGTAGGAAAAGAGCTTGTTGGTGGAGGACTAGTTACAGTTATGGTAAGAGGAGATGTAGGAGCTGTAAAGGCAGCTACAGATGCAGGAGCAGCAGCGGCTGATAGAGTAGGAGAGCTACTATCAGTACACGTAATACCAAGACCACATATGGAAGTAGAGTCTATCCTTCCTCAGACTAAACCTCAAGCTGAATAG
- a CDS encoding EutP/PduV family microcompartment system protein: MKKVMIIGRSGSGKTTLIHNILYGKSNAKKTQSIERLHNLIDTPGEYIENPRLYRAILLTSYDVDSVVLVIDSEEDSSIFPPEFASAFNREVIGVVTKIDKKKDFCRAVEFLEKAGVKKIYYTSSKDLTTIEELKNYLLEEGV; this comes from the coding sequence TTGAAAAAAGTAATGATAATAGGACGAAGCGGAAGTGGAAAGACAACGCTTATTCATAATATTTTATATGGAAAAAGCAACGCCAAAAAAACTCAATCAATAGAAAGACTACATAACTTAATCGATACTCCAGGAGAATATATAGAAAATCCTAGACTATATAGAGCTATTTTGCTTACTTCCTACGATGTTGACTCTGTAGTGCTCGTCATAGATTCAGAAGAGGATTCATCTATTTTTCCACCTGAATTCGCAAGTGCTTTTAACAGAGAGGTAATTGGGGTAGTAACAAAGATAGACAAAAAGAAGGATTTTTGTAGAGCCGTGGAATTTCTTGAAAAAGCAGGAGTTAAGAAAATCTACTATACAAGCTCAAAGGATCTTACGACAATTGAAGAGTTAAAAAACTACTTACTTGAAGAAGGGGTGTAA